Within the Hevea brasiliensis isolate MT/VB/25A 57/8 chromosome 2, ASM3005281v1, whole genome shotgun sequence genome, the region AATTCACAAATAACAagtgaaatattattgaattattaaattaaaccTTTCACCTCCTTTCCTTactatttcattttctctcttttcacctttcttattttttttttttcgagtTTCTCCTTCctcttgatttttctttatatttttttttaattttttttttaaataactttcAAATTTGTGTTTTTTGGACCAAATCTTAAATTTAGTCCCTCTAATTTATTAATGTTGATGAATCTAGAGTGTTTAGTACCTCTTCATGGAATTTTATTGCAAGTTTGACTCCCTTTATGGAGGTACCTTTGCTTGTTGTGGAGTTTATTTTATTGAATCTCTTTAATAACTCATTCGATTGGAACAAATCCTAGATATGATGGTGGTTCTCTTTATTATAAAGCCTATTTGCGTTTGATTGTGTTCTTTTATTGGTagaaaatttgaatttgaaaGTCCTATTGAAAACTTTTAAGCATTGAttgtatcattattattattattaatcattcaaaaacttttaaaaattaatttaaaccaaaaataataaaaattaaaaattgtagGCTAAATATTCAGGTAATCAAACAAGTACAGAAAAGAGGAGAGGTAAATTCTATGAAAAGagtaataaattttgaaaaaaaaaaaggaaaatgatggTGGGCGGGTGGGGTTAAAGACACCTCATCTGTGCTTCTCTTTAGTTGACAGTTGATCATCCTTGTAAGGATACTTAGATGGAGAAGACCATTGACCCCAGAGGATAACTAAATGTAGAAATAGAAGTAGTGCAGATGAAAAGTTGTTGGAAGGATAAACATTCCAGCAAAATTCCACACCTACAAACAGAATCAAACTGCATACAGAGACACCAGAACAGAAAAATCAATAGCTACGCAAGAAAATATTATTCAATGATTTTTACACGGTGTGTAGCAAAGTGGAAAAGCTACCGTAGCAATGTAGGGAAAGGAGTTCTCCACAAAAGATATGGTAAGCTATAGAAGTACCTGCAGTTCCAGATGTACAGTGAGATTAAAAGGAACTTCAAATTGAAAGTTCCAAATTGTTTAACCATAATCCAGAAATCATGATTCTGCATGCACATGCTCACATGCATATGTATGTATCATCTTAACAAGTTGTATACTTTTGCAGATTCAACACGAACAATAATTTGAAGTGGCATACATTCATCAACGTAAAAATGCCTCACAATGCCTTTATTTGACAGCACATGAGGATAGGCAGACAAAGCTGCAGAGAAGAATTTTTATGAGCAATTGTTGAAGTTATAATTAGCCAAAAGATGCACAGATCAATGGAGGGAAGGATGAAATGACATAAATACAGATGGACATGGACAGGTTGAGACACAAAAGATGAAGGCTTTCTCAaaagcacaaaaaaaaaaaaaaaaaaaaaaaaaaaaaaaaaaaaaatcatacagAGACAAGCAAGAAGGGAAGAACAGAGCACACAATCAAAAATGAGTTGCGTTAGCAGACCTACCATGAATAGAACTGATAATGTAGTGAGCGGGCACATAAAATGCCAATAAAGTTCCCGGAAAACATCATTGTCATAATATCTGAACCAACCAACCAACCAACCAAGATTCAGTACACAAGCAGATAAAGAAGACAGAAGCAAGAAATAAAATTCAAAGGAAGACAGTGACAGAATAAAAGAAAAGGATTTCTGGCCATGCACCTAAATCATAATTATAAACCAAGATAATCAAAACTCACGTTCTTCCTTGAGAATCTTAAAGGACAAACCACTAGAACTTGAAAGAGCAGATGGCTGCTTAATAGATACGGCCTTGGAacgtaaaaaattaaaaagtcctCCTTCATGTCTGCAAGTGACCAAAAAGTAACAAGTAAACAACTTCAAGCAATCCAGAGATTTATTGACACAATGTTTTTGAAGCAACACTGTGACAGAATCATAACAGAACAGATTttgcacatacacataaacacacacacacacacacacacacacacacacacacaaccaCATCAACTACAACAGCCACCACCTTAATCCCAACTAGTTGGGGTCAGTTATATGGATCCCTTTTCACCATTCAACTCTGTTCGACACCAAGTCCGCATCTACTGCATCAACTAGAGAAAATCATTTTCTCATATTGTTCAAAATGGACAATAGTATCGATGATAAGAATGGTCAAGACAGTGGCTGACATAGAGCATACTTGCATAGCACTTCTCAGCAAAACTCTAAGAGCTGTATGTAGACTTCCAGCACAATTAATTTGTATAGAATTTTGTACAGCTGCGTAAACATAATAACAAAAGGATGGACTTGCTGTGAATGATGTGTAACAATAGGTTTTAGATCAAGCAGACAAAATCCAGCTGACAAGGTTCCAAAGACCAACCTTAGTTGGAAGACATTTCCTACATTGGACAAAAGCTAGAATAGAAGTTGGCAGTGACAAAGTGTATTCCATTCATATGACACATGGGATAGATTTTTAAGCAAAACAAAGCACAAACAAAAGTAGCaccaaactttgttatctttgtaGCTCCTCATCAAATATTTTACCAGCATTGGAaaaatgccacaaatttctttaattCACTACCTGTTTGCTGCTATGAATTACTAGTAACAATTACAACTGAAGGAACAAGCCACTTACTTGCACCATCTATAATGGGCAAAAGCAGCAAGCAATCCAAGGTGAGTAAGCAGCAATGAGACTGCAAATTGCTTTGATACAAAAACTGGTTCAGGAATGAACTTGAAGTTAACAGACCTGATGGGAAACAATGAAAAATTACATTTCCACAAGAGCTCATTGCACTGATCAAAGAGGATATTGCACAAAAGCATTAACTGATAAAGAAAATTAAACCACCACTGCATGTTCAAACAACTACCCTAACTGCATAAGTTGGGCTACAATGCATCCTGGAAACAAGATAAATGAGATGACAAAACATACAGTCATAAATTTATCAATACAATTATAGACTTTCATAACTTGAAGAGGACTTCCCACAGCATCATCAGAGAATGAGATCAATGCCAGCCAGGCACCGTTAGTGTGCTACAGACTCATTTCCTTGATTGATTATTAGCTGCCACTGAGCAGTCCTAATTTCTAATACTGCAGCAGGATGAACACCTCCTGCTCCACATTCCCTCTTTTCAACCCCAATTGTGTGTTAATACAAAACAATAATATGTGCACCAAACCAAGCTGACTGTCTAAAAAGGACACACAAACAAATATGCATCTTCACATGACTACCTAGAGAAGAGATCCAAATATGGCTTCTCTATAGGAGGATACAGGATCTTGTAATCAGACAGATTCCCACCCATTTTCTCCTGGCTAGATAACATCAAATTCATTTCCTTTGAAGTAAATAATTCAAGAAGGCAAGATCCTTAAGCATTTATTCAAAATCAACCTTGAGGAAAGATGAACTCCATCAGCCACATGTGAAGTGAAGTGTTCAAAATGAAGCACATGCAGACAGTCTCATATTCTTTCAGAAAAATGATCTAGTATTTTCCATTCATTAAAAAAAGGAAACTCAgttttttctgtttacttataaCTAAATGATCAGACTAATTTATGTCAAGATAAGGTATTGAAGAATCTTTTGCACCATAGAGTCAAATGGGAAGTACCAAAAGTGGATGAAGACACGCCCAAGGTTGAATGCTCTTGATATATATGCAATTGGATTGGAGACTAAAAAGGGGAGCCCCAATAGAATCTGCAGAACCATACACCAAGCATGTGGAAATGAATGAACTATTGCTAAGCCAATGCTTGCTTCACTACATTAATTGCAATATTATTCCAACTCACCTAACAGAAttggaaaataaattaaaagatattGCTATCCTGCTTTTGACAATTGACACTAAAAACAATCTACTAATTTTGTGACAAAAATCACAATTTTATACATATGAATTTAACATGCATTCTCTGCCTACATGGACAAAGCAGTCTCAGAGGAACAAAAATGATAAGCACCTGCACTAGTGCTGCACCAGATAAAGCCAATATCACTCCTGTAACATCCATGGCCTGTAAAAAAGTGTTTATAAGAAGAAGGAAAACTGGCTTGAATGATATATACAAATGAGAAAACTCTACGAAACTTAAACAATTGGATGCTAATGTACCTTTAACATAAGAAGCGATAAAGGTGGAGCATAGAGAAGGACATTCATCTTTATTGAAACAGCCCCACTATAAAAATATAGAAGAAAGTTATGCCAACTTCATCTGATATCAGAATCTTGCAGTATGAAAGCAAATGTCACCTGAAAAGAATCAGCCCCAGATACCACTGTTGGCAAAGAAGCAAGGCCAATGCAGCATGGAGAAAAGTCATTGCAAAACAGTCATTAAAGAGACGCAGCACAAAGATTGAGTGCACTCTTTTTGAGAGACAAAGCAAGACAAGAGCCCACCATGGAAGCTGcaagaaattttatttaaaaacaaGATCTTGTCAAGGCCAAGACAGAAGAAAACTGGCTAAGAAGAACTAAGCACCATTTTATGGAGATCACTAGGCACCATTTTCAAAAAAACGAGAACTAAGCACCAATAATCACAAAACAAGAAAATTTTAAGCACCAATAATCACAAAACAAGAAAATTTTGTCATACCTCATCAGTCTTCACATAGATGAATAAGATGATACCCAGATTAATGATGTATAAAATGCCAAACAATATCTGCAACCACAGAGTAAATAGAAACCATGCGATCATAATTTTGATTGATCATATATAAAAGCCTAGAAGGAATAGTCTTTTAACACGAAAATGATTACCAAAAGTCAGTTAGTTATGACAGGGAGAAAGGAATTTTAATCCC harbors:
- the LOC110660934 gene encoding dol-P-Man:Man(5)GlcNAc(2)-PP-Dol alpha-1,3-mannosyltransferase, with product MQMAEAMAPKSSRKVKPSPRPQASAAKFLKNPKVAFALALIFMDALLVALIIAYVPYTKIDWDAYMSQVAGFLEGERDYSNLKGDTGPLVYPAGFLYVYSAIQYVTGGDVYPAQILFGILYIINLGIILFIYVKTDELPWWALVLLCLSKRVHSIFVLRLFNDCFAMTFLHAALALLLCQQWYLGLILFSGAVSIKMNVLLYAPPLSLLMLKAMDVTGVILALSGAALVQILLGLPFLVSNPIAYISRAFNLGRVFIHFWSVNFKFIPEPVFVSKQFAVSLLLTHLGLLAAFAHYRWCKHEGGLFNFLRSKAVSIKQPSALSSSSGLSFKILKEEHIMTMMFSGNFIGILCARSLHYQFYSWYFYSLPYLLWRTPFPTLLRLILFVGVEFCWNVYPSNNFSSALLLFLHLVILWGQWSSPSKYPYKDDQLSTKEKHR